In the genome of Altererythrobacter sp. TH136, one region contains:
- a CDS encoding serine hydrolase: MAMNRIGKWCAALALGFTSFGSAQAAEADFANTFDAVLGTEVRKPLSYDAGARSPIEAMVARIADGSNGRIGVYAVDLASGRQVSVLGDQRFPMASTSKIAIAATFMEGVERGRFSLTSEFPLMVPVASARFSSSKAPVVPGKYYKAVDLIEMMITRSSNPATDALLAAVGGPAAVNSWAQRNGIGEFNLTRDIATLVRDDGEIDPARSVDVRDSATPQAMVSLLTGLYQGKFLTDRSRQVILGAMSRCKTGTRRIPAMLPSGAQVAHKTGSLNNTSSDIGIINTPDGRAIAVAIYVTGQGSRPAREAKIANIARALYDGYATQPARAYASASY, translated from the coding sequence ATGGCGATGAACCGTATCGGAAAATGGTGCGCCGCGCTGGCGCTGGGTTTCACGAGCTTCGGCTCCGCACAGGCGGCTGAGGCCGACTTCGCGAACACGTTCGACGCGGTCTTGGGGACGGAGGTCCGCAAACCGCTGAGCTACGACGCGGGTGCGCGCAGTCCGATCGAGGCGATGGTCGCGCGGATCGCTGATGGTTCGAACGGCCGGATCGGCGTCTACGCGGTTGACTTGGCGAGCGGTCGGCAGGTTTCGGTGTTGGGCGACCAGCGCTTTCCGATGGCCTCCACCAGCAAGATCGCCATCGCCGCCACCTTCATGGAAGGGGTCGAGCGCGGCCGTTTCTCGCTCACCAGCGAATTTCCGTTGATGGTGCCCGTTGCCTCGGCACGGTTCTCCTCCAGCAAGGCGCCGGTGGTGCCGGGCAAGTACTACAAGGCGGTCGACCTCATCGAGATGATGATCACCCGGTCGAGCAATCCGGCGACCGACGCGCTGCTCGCGGCGGTTGGCGGACCGGCGGCGGTCAATTCCTGGGCGCAGCGCAACGGCATCGGCGAATTTAACCTCACCCGCGACATCGCCACCCTGGTGCGCGACGATGGCGAGATCGATCCGGCACGCAGCGTCGATGTCCGTGACAGCGCCACGCCCCAGGCGATGGTCAGCCTGCTCACCGGGTTGTACCAGGGCAAGTTCTTGACCGACCGCAGCCGTCAGGTGATCCTGGGCGCGATGAGCCGCTGCAAGACCGGCACCCGCCGCATCCCCGCGATGCTGCCCAGCGGCGCGCAAGTGGCGCACAAGACCGGCTCGCTCAACAACACGTCCAGCGACATCGGGATCATCAACACCCCCGATGGCCGCGCGATCGCTGTGGCGATTTATGTGACGGGGCAAGGCTCGCGCCCCGCGCGTGAGGCCAAGATCGCGAACATCGCCCGTGCGCTGTACGACGGTTATGCAACGCAGCCCGCCCGCGCGTACGCTTCGGCCAGCTACTGA
- the polA gene encoding DNA polymerase I — protein sequence MADKQHLYLVDGSAYIFRAYHRLPPLTNPAGTPVGAVYGYTTMLWKLAEDLNKADGPTHLAVILDKGSTSFRNALYDQYKANRPPPPDDLVPQFPLIRDATRAFSLPCIEEDDLEADDLIASYAREATRRGWDVTIVSSDKDLMQLVGKCAEGGGCIDMLDTMKNQRIDIPEVVEKFGVPPELVGDVLALMGDSVDNIPGIFGIGPKTASKLIQDHGSLTAALDAAPSLKAGKLRERLIEGRAMAELSRTLVQLKEDCDLPIPIDDMKLDTVPKEPLAAFLSEHGFTSLLKRLDGGKGSPERATQLNPAKAQNAGAPAAPDGNRQPLPDYPPVDRTAYECVTSLERLMHWIERAFAARLVAIDTETSSLDAMTAELAGISLALGPNDACYIPLGHGGSDMFAERPVQIERQAAYDALRPLLESPAVLKVGQNIKYDINILSRCARIDLAPIDDTMIVSFALDAGRSLDGIGGGHGMDELSERHLGHTTLTFKEICGTGKKAIPFGEVPLDKATQYAAEDADVTWRLWKHLKPRLATEGGARVYHRVDRPLIPVVAQMERHGIKVDRARLAQLSDEFAREITRIEREVWDCCGVEFTIGSPKQLGDILFDKLGYKGGRKGKSGQYSTDQAILEGLAAQGAEVATKVLEWRQLTKLKNTYTDALQAAINPATGRVHTCYSLVGAQTGRLSSTDPNLQNIPIRTEIGRQIREAFVAEEGHVLLAADYSQIELRLAAHMADVPPLKEAFSGGEDIHSRTALEMFGTVDRDTRAKAKTVNFAILYGISRWGLGGRLGIEADEAQAIIDTYFQRFPGIQHYIHTTLESVRDKGYSETLFGRKTWFPRINSKNPNERSGSERAAINAPIQGTSADIIKRAMARMMPALEDAGLGHVRMLLQVHDELVFELPEGDVEAARPVIERIMAEAARPAVALDVPLGIDIGTGTSWGAAH from the coding sequence ATGGCAGACAAGCAGCATCTCTATCTGGTCGATGGATCGGCCTACATCTTCCGCGCGTATCATCGCCTGCCGCCGCTGACCAACCCTGCCGGCACGCCGGTGGGGGCGGTGTACGGGTACACCACCATGCTGTGGAAGCTGGCGGAAGACCTCAACAAGGCGGATGGGCCGACGCATCTCGCGGTAATCCTCGACAAGGGGTCGACCAGTTTTCGCAACGCACTGTACGATCAGTACAAGGCCAACCGCCCGCCGCCGCCTGACGACCTGGTGCCTCAATTCCCGCTGATCCGCGACGCGACCCGCGCGTTCAGCCTGCCCTGCATCGAGGAGGACGATCTCGAGGCGGACGATCTCATCGCCTCGTACGCCCGCGAGGCGACCCGCCGGGGATGGGACGTCACCATCGTTTCCAGCGACAAGGATCTGATGCAGCTGGTCGGCAAATGTGCCGAGGGCGGGGGTTGTATCGACATGCTCGATACGATGAAGAACCAGCGGATCGACATCCCCGAGGTGGTCGAGAAGTTCGGCGTCCCGCCCGAACTGGTGGGCGACGTGCTGGCGCTGATGGGCGACAGCGTCGACAACATTCCGGGCATCTTCGGGATCGGGCCCAAGACCGCGTCGAAACTGATCCAGGATCACGGCAGCCTCACCGCCGCGCTCGACGCCGCGCCGTCCTTGAAGGCCGGCAAGCTGCGCGAGCGGCTGATCGAGGGGCGCGCGATGGCGGAACTCAGCCGCACGCTGGTGCAGCTGAAGGAGGACTGCGACCTGCCGATCCCGATCGACGACATGAAGCTCGACACGGTGCCGAAGGAGCCGCTCGCGGCTTTCCTGTCCGAACACGGCTTCACCAGCCTGCTGAAGCGGCTCGACGGCGGCAAGGGCAGCCCGGAACGCGCCACCCAGCTCAACCCGGCCAAGGCACAGAATGCCGGGGCGCCCGCCGCGCCCGACGGCAATCGCCAGCCGCTGCCCGATTATCCGCCGGTCGACCGCACCGCCTATGAATGCGTCACCAGCCTCGAACGCCTGATGCACTGGATCGAGCGCGCGTTCGCCGCGCGGCTGGTGGCGATCGATACCGAGACCAGCAGCCTCGACGCGATGACGGCGGAACTCGCGGGGATCAGCCTCGCCCTCGGCCCGAACGACGCGTGCTACATTCCGCTCGGGCACGGCGGCAGCGACATGTTTGCCGAGCGGCCGGTGCAGATCGAACGGCAGGCCGCGTACGATGCGCTGCGTCCGCTGCTGGAAAGCCCGGCGGTCCTCAAGGTCGGGCAGAACATCAAGTACGACATCAATATCCTGTCGCGCTGCGCCAGGATCGATCTGGCGCCGATCGACGACACGATGATCGTCAGCTTTGCGCTCGACGCGGGCCGCAGCCTTGACGGGATCGGCGGCGGGCACGGGATGGACGAGTTGTCAGAGCGGCACCTCGGCCACACGACGCTGACGTTCAAAGAAATCTGCGGGACCGGCAAGAAAGCGATTCCCTTCGGCGAAGTGCCGCTCGACAAGGCGACGCAGTACGCGGCCGAGGATGCCGACGTCACCTGGCGGCTGTGGAAACACCTCAAGCCCCGTCTCGCCACCGAGGGCGGCGCAAGGGTCTATCACCGGGTCGATCGGCCGCTGATCCCGGTGGTCGCGCAGATGGAGCGGCACGGGATCAAGGTCGATCGTGCGCGCCTCGCGCAACTGTCCGATGAATTCGCGCGCGAGATCACCCGCATCGAGCGCGAGGTGTGGGACTGCTGCGGAGTCGAATTCACCATCGGCAGCCCGAAGCAGCTCGGCGACATCCTGTTCGACAAGCTGGGCTACAAGGGCGGGCGCAAAGGCAAGAGCGGCCAGTACTCGACCGACCAGGCGATCCTCGAAGGGCTCGCGGCGCAGGGGGCGGAAGTCGCCACCAAGGTGCTCGAATGGCGCCAGCTGACCAAGCTCAAGAACACCTACACCGATGCGTTGCAGGCGGCGATCAACCCCGCCACCGGCCGGGTGCACACCTGCTACAGCTTGGTGGGCGCGCAGACCGGGCGGCTGTCCTCGACCGATCCCAACCTGCAGAATATTCCCATCCGGACCGAGATCGGCCGCCAGATTCGCGAGGCGTTCGTCGCGGAGGAGGGGCACGTGCTGCTCGCTGCCGATTACAGCCAAATCGAGTTGCGGCTGGCCGCGCACATGGCCGATGTCCCCCCGCTGAAAGAGGCATTCTCGGGCGGCGAGGACATCCACTCGCGCACCGCGCTCGAGATGTTCGGCACGGTCGACCGCGATACGCGCGCCAAGGCCAAGACCGTCAACTTCGCCATCCTCTACGGCATCAGCCGTTGGGGGCTGGGCGGCCGGCTGGGGATCGAGGCGGACGAGGCGCAGGCGATCATCGACACCTATTTCCAGCGCTTTCCCGGCATCCAGCACTACATCCACACCACGCTGGAGAGCGTGCGGGACAAGGGGTATTCGGAAACCCTGTTCGGCCGCAAAACCTGGTTCCCGCGGATCAATTCCAAGAACCCGAATGAACGCTCGGGATCGGAACGGGCGGCGATCAACGCGCCGATCCAGGGGACCAGCGCGGACATCATCAAGCGCGCGATGGCGCGGATGATGCCCGCGCTCGAGGACGCAGGGCTGGGGCACGTGCGCATGCTGCTGCAGGTCCACGACGAACTGGTGTTCGAGCTGCCCGAGGGCGACGTCGAGGCAGCGCGACCGGTCATCGAGCGGATCATGGCCGAAGCGGCGCGGCCTGCAGTGGCGCTCGATGTGCCATTGGGGATCGACATCGGCACCGGCACGAGTTGGGGCGCGGCGCACTAG
- a CDS encoding CHASE3 domain-containing protein: protein MDASHSTDGRGPVFRRALARSANLIAFTLVAVSLLSAVVLIFQTVESERRERAEARQTSNVLSELAIINRAVLNAETGQRGYLITLDQRYLGPYHLAREQYGPAFSRLRQLVRNDANPRQAELIDQVENLTVSKFGEMAESVALVSSGQVLEARNRVLTDEGQEVMERLRMAFRELERIEQEQLALATRETAAAEGRVVPLLIGLSALLLVALALGYRLVARAARADAEAAQAELVAQARDQADLLARELNHRVKNLFAVILAIVRMSAKDAPEAKPVVDSIADRIHALLAAHEVTQGSPEMGASLRALIETAVKPYLSSERRATLDGPETALPARQVTPLGLVLHELATNAVKYGCWSEGGALTVEWRRIDDDLEIEWREEQPGCVAEPERAGFGSLLMTSAARQLRGTIERQFTPGGVHVAMRFPLSG from the coding sequence ATGGACGCATCGCACAGCACTGACGGGCGCGGCCCGGTCTTTCGCCGCGCGCTGGCGCGCAGCGCCAACCTGATCGCGTTCACGCTGGTCGCGGTATCGCTGCTGAGCGCGGTTGTGCTGATCTTCCAGACGGTCGAGTCCGAGCGGCGCGAACGCGCGGAGGCGCGGCAGACGAGCAATGTCCTGTCTGAACTGGCGATCATCAACCGGGCGGTGCTGAACGCGGAAACCGGCCAGCGTGGCTACCTTATCACTCTGGATCAGCGTTATCTGGGGCCGTACCACCTGGCGCGTGAGCAGTACGGGCCGGCGTTCTCGCGGCTGCGCCAGCTTGTCCGAAACGATGCCAATCCCCGGCAGGCCGAGCTGATCGACCAGGTCGAGAACCTGACGGTCTCGAAGTTCGGCGAAATGGCTGAATCGGTGGCCTTGGTGTCGAGCGGGCAGGTCCTCGAGGCGCGCAACCGGGTGCTGACCGACGAGGGGCAGGAGGTCATGGAGCGCTTGCGCATGGCCTTCCGCGAGCTGGAGCGGATCGAGCAGGAACAGCTCGCGCTCGCGACCCGTGAGACCGCCGCGGCGGAAGGGCGCGTGGTACCCCTGCTCATCGGGCTTTCGGCGCTGCTGCTGGTCGCGCTCGCGCTTGGCTACCGGCTCGTCGCGCGGGCCGCGCGGGCCGATGCGGAAGCCGCGCAGGCGGAGCTGGTGGCGCAGGCGCGGGATCAGGCCGACCTGCTGGCGCGCGAACTCAACCACCGGGTGAAGAATCTGTTCGCGGTGATCCTGGCGATCGTCCGGATGAGCGCCAAGGACGCGCCCGAGGCCAAGCCGGTGGTCGACAGTATCGCCGATCGCATCCACGCGTTGCTGGCCGCTCACGAAGTGACGCAAGGATCGCCCGAAATGGGCGCTTCGCTCCGCGCGCTGATCGAAACCGCGGTCAAGCCGTACCTGTCGTCCGAGCGCCGCGCGACGCTCGACGGCCCGGAAACTGCGCTGCCCGCGCGCCAGGTCACGCCGCTTGGCCTGGTGCTGCACGAACTCGCCACCAACGCGGTCAAGTACGGCTGCTGGTCGGAGGGTGGGGCACTGACCGTGGAGTGGCGCCGCATCGACGACGACCTGGAGATCGAATGGCGCGAGGAACAGCCAGGATGCGTCGCGGAGCCTGAACGGGCCGGTTTCGGCAGCCTGCTGATGACCAGCGCAGCGCGCCAGCTACGCGGCACGATCGAGCGCCAGTTCACCCCCGGGGGCGTGCACGTGGCGATGCGCTTCCCCCTGTCGGGCTAG
- a CDS encoding mechanosensitive ion channel domain-containing protein produces MFRDLDPSRYNLDWVEVLHATIVLGGALLVAAVVHRLVFAILSRIAGRTDTPVDGVIVDQVRSPARWAAAAVAVSLAAQADVWVASVWNVVGKFVVPALLGWIAYAVVRALSAALEHRAEISTDIAAARSRRTRVAILSRTATFVIVFITVGLVLFQLPGVREVGVTLLASAGLAALAVGAAAQPALKSLIGGLQMALTEPLRLGDFVVIDGFSGRVEEIRMSFVVVRMWDERVAIVPTVRFLENSFENWTRMSELLTGPVFLHLDQAAEVAPIRAEFERFLASQPKWDKRTGAVYVTETRPGSMELRLSVSAATVGDLFELRSALREHMLDWLRREQPKALLHAAVAAGSGS; encoded by the coding sequence ATGTTCCGTGACCTGGATCCCTCCCGCTACAATCTCGACTGGGTCGAAGTTCTCCACGCTACCATCGTCCTGGGCGGCGCGCTGCTGGTGGCGGCGGTGGTGCACCGGTTGGTGTTCGCCATTCTGAGCCGGATAGCCGGCCGTACCGACACCCCGGTCGATGGCGTGATCGTCGATCAGGTGCGCAGCCCCGCGCGCTGGGCCGCCGCGGCGGTCGCGGTGTCCCTGGCCGCTCAGGCCGATGTGTGGGTGGCGAGTGTCTGGAACGTGGTCGGCAAGTTCGTGGTGCCCGCGCTGCTCGGCTGGATTGCGTACGCGGTGGTGCGGGCGCTGTCTGCCGCGTTGGAGCACCGGGCGGAGATCTCGACCGATATCGCCGCCGCGCGCAGCCGCCGCACGCGGGTCGCGATCCTGTCGCGCACCGCGACGTTCGTGATCGTCTTCATCACCGTGGGACTGGTGCTGTTCCAGCTGCCGGGCGTGCGCGAAGTGGGCGTGACCCTGCTCGCCTCAGCCGGTCTGGCGGCCCTGGCGGTCGGCGCGGCTGCCCAGCCGGCGCTGAAGTCGTTGATCGGTGGCTTGCAGATGGCGCTGACCGAACCGCTGCGCCTGGGCGATTTTGTGGTGATCGACGGGTTCTCGGGCCGGGTGGAAGAAATCCGCATGAGCTTCGTGGTCGTGCGGATGTGGGATGAGCGGGTGGCGATCGTGCCCACCGTGCGGTTCCTGGAAAACAGCTTCGAAAACTGGACCCGGATGAGCGAGCTGCTGACCGGGCCGGTGTTCCTCCACCTCGACCAGGCGGCCGAAGTCGCGCCGATCCGAGCGGAGTTTGAGCGGTTCCTGGCCAGTCAGCCCAAATGGGACAAGCGCACCGGCGCGGTCTACGTCACCGAGACGCGGCCCGGATCGATGGAGTTACGCCTGTCGGTCAGCGCAGCCACGGTCGGCGACCTGTTCGAACTGCGCAGCGCCTTGCGTGAACACATGCTCGACTGGCTGCGGCGGGAGCAGCCAAAGGCGCTGCTCCACGCCGCCGTCGCTGCCGGCTCGGGCAGCTAG
- a CDS encoding CDC48 family AAA ATPase: protein MADNNAPSATDDNTIRLQVAAARQEESGQGIARMPRSVFQALGITEGDVVEISGKRTTAAIAVQAYDEDQTLEVIRLDGLQRGNAETASGEHVMIRRAEARPATRVVFAPAQREMRLQGPTEALKRNFFRKPLTAGDVVATTGQQPVNNMPPEVRRMFNAPAYALTQIRLTVVSTTPKGIVCIDENTEVELRSEFEEPRDGRAVVNYDDVGGIGDTIQQLREMVELPLRYPELFTRLGVDPPKGVLLHGPPGTGKTRLAQAVANESDATFITINGPEIMGSGYGESEKRLREVFEEAGKNAPAIIFIDEIDSIAPKRSQVAGEAEKRLVAQLLTLMDGLEARSNIVVIAATNRPDAIDEALRRPGRFDREIVIGVPDENGRREILAIHTRGMPLGDRVDLDELSRTTHGFVGADIAALAREAAIEAVRRIMPRLDLDAREIPPEVLEDLMVTREDFFSALKRVQPSAMREVMVQVPNVGWDDIGGLAEATEKLKEGIELPLKNPEAFRRLGIRPAKGFLLYGPPGTGKTLLAKAVAKEAEANFISMKSSDLLSKWYGESEQQIARLFQRARSVSPCVIFIDEIDSLVPARGSGQGEPAVTGRVVNTILAEMDGLEELQSVVVIGATNRPTLVDPALLRPGRFDELVYVGTPDKAGRERILGIHAKDMPLNADVDLGKIAADTERFTGADLEDVTRRAGLNALRRAGGDVQDVTAADFAKALDDSRATVTPAMEEEYKKLRGELKKRAAETGSGIGFISEGMVTPTREYKHAPAAIDRKDDGD from the coding sequence ATGGCCGACAACAACGCGCCCAGCGCGACAGACGATAACACGATCCGCCTCCAGGTTGCCGCCGCGCGGCAGGAAGAAAGCGGTCAGGGCATTGCCCGGATGCCGCGCAGCGTCTTCCAGGCGCTCGGCATCACCGAAGGCGATGTGGTGGAGATCAGCGGGAAGCGGACCACCGCCGCCATCGCCGTGCAGGCCTACGACGAAGACCAGACGCTGGAGGTGATCCGCCTCGACGGTCTGCAGCGCGGCAACGCCGAGACCGCGTCGGGCGAACACGTGATGATCCGCCGGGCAGAGGCCCGGCCGGCGACCCGGGTGGTGTTCGCGCCCGCGCAGCGCGAGATGCGGCTGCAAGGCCCGACCGAGGCACTGAAGCGCAATTTCTTCCGCAAGCCGCTGACCGCCGGCGACGTGGTCGCGACCACCGGGCAGCAGCCGGTCAACAACATGCCGCCCGAAGTGCGCCGGATGTTCAACGCGCCGGCCTATGCGCTCACCCAGATCCGGCTGACCGTGGTCTCGACCACGCCGAAGGGCATCGTCTGCATCGACGAGAATACCGAAGTCGAACTGCGTTCCGAATTCGAAGAGCCGCGCGATGGCCGGGCGGTGGTCAACTACGACGATGTCGGCGGAATCGGCGACACCATTCAGCAGCTGCGCGAGATGGTCGAGCTGCCGCTGCGTTACCCCGAACTGTTCACCCGCCTGGGCGTCGATCCGCCCAAGGGCGTGCTGTTGCACGGTCCGCCAGGCACCGGCAAGACCCGGCTTGCGCAAGCCGTCGCCAACGAAAGCGACGCCACCTTCATCACCATCAACGGACCCGAGATCATGGGTTCGGGCTACGGCGAGAGCGAGAAGCGCCTGCGCGAGGTGTTCGAGGAAGCTGGCAAGAACGCGCCAGCGATCATCTTCATCGACGAGATCGATTCGATCGCGCCCAAGCGCAGCCAGGTCGCCGGCGAAGCCGAGAAGCGCCTCGTCGCGCAGTTGCTGACGCTGATGGACGGGCTGGAGGCGCGCTCCAACATCGTGGTCATCGCCGCCACCAACCGGCCGGACGCGATCGACGAGGCGCTCCGCCGTCCAGGCCGGTTCGACCGCGAGATCGTGATCGGCGTGCCTGACGAGAACGGCCGCCGCGAGATCCTGGCGATCCATACCCGCGGGATGCCGCTGGGCGACCGGGTCGATCTCGACGAGCTGTCGCGCACCACGCACGGGTTCGTCGGCGCGGACATCGCTGCGCTCGCTCGCGAGGCGGCGATCGAAGCCGTCCGCCGGATCATGCCGCGGCTCGACCTCGATGCCCGCGAGATTCCGCCCGAGGTGCTCGAAGACCTGATGGTCACGCGCGAGGACTTCTTCTCCGCATTGAAGCGCGTGCAGCCGAGCGCGATGCGCGAGGTGATGGTCCAGGTGCCCAACGTTGGGTGGGACGACATCGGCGGTCTGGCCGAAGCGACCGAGAAGCTGAAAGAGGGCATCGAGCTGCCGCTCAAGAATCCCGAGGCGTTCCGGCGGCTGGGTATTCGCCCGGCCAAGGGGTTCCTGCTTTACGGTCCTCCGGGCACCGGCAAGACGCTGCTGGCCAAGGCGGTCGCCAAGGAGGCGGAGGCGAACTTCATCTCGATGAAGAGCAGCGACCTGCTGTCGAAATGGTACGGGGAAAGCGAGCAGCAGATCGCTCGCCTGTTCCAGCGCGCGCGGTCGGTCAGCCCGTGCGTGATCTTCATCGACGAGATCGACAGCCTGGTCCCCGCGCGCGGATCGGGTCAGGGCGAGCCGGCGGTCACTGGGCGGGTCGTCAACACGATTCTGGCCGAAATGGACGGTCTTGAAGAACTGCAGTCAGTGGTTGTGATCGGCGCGACCAACCGCCCGACGCTGGTCGATCCGGCGCTGCTTCGCCCCGGCCGGTTCGACGAGCTGGTCTATGTCGGCACCCCCGACAAGGCGGGGCGTGAGCGCATCCTGGGCATCCATGCCAAGGACATGCCGCTCAATGCCGACGTCGATCTCGGCAAAATCGCGGCCGATACCGAACGGTTCACCGGCGCCGATCTGGAGGACGTGACCCGCCGTGCCGGCCTCAACGCGCTGCGCCGCGCGGGCGGCGATGTGCAGGACGTGACCGCGGCGGACTTCGCCAAGGCGCTGGATGATTCGCGCGCCACCGTCACTCCGGCGATGGAGGAGGAATACAAGAAGCTGCGCGGCGAACTGAAGAAGCGGGCGGCGGAGACCGGCTCCGGCATCGGCTTCATCAGCGAAGGGATGGTCACGCCGACGCGCGAGTACAAGCACGCGCCCGCCGCGATCGACCGCAAGGACGACGGCGACTAG
- a CDS encoding CoA transferase subunit A, with the protein MDKLYPTAAAALEGVLRNDMLIASGGFGLCGVPDRLIDAIRDSGVTGLTFCSNNAGIDNEGIGKLLRTRQVRKMISSYVGENKEFERQYLAGELEVEFCPQGTLAERMRAGGAGIPGFYTKTGVGTAVAEGKEVKSFAGPNGPEDYILEHGIFADLAIVKAWKADETGNLVFRKTARNFNLPAATCGKVCVVEVEEVVPAGSLDPDCIHLPGVYVQRMIVGAPYDKKIEFRTTRERVA; encoded by the coding sequence ATGGACAAGCTCTACCCGACCGCCGCCGCCGCTCTCGAAGGGGTTTTGCGCAACGACATGTTGATCGCCAGCGGCGGCTTTGGCCTGTGCGGGGTGCCCGACCGGCTGATCGACGCGATCCGCGACAGCGGCGTCACCGGCCTCACGTTCTGCTCGAACAACGCGGGCATCGACAACGAAGGCATCGGCAAGCTGCTGCGCACCCGGCAGGTCAGGAAGATGATCTCCAGCTACGTTGGCGAGAACAAGGAATTCGAGCGCCAGTACCTCGCCGGCGAACTGGAGGTGGAGTTCTGCCCACAGGGTACTCTGGCCGAGCGGATGCGGGCCGGCGGCGCGGGCATTCCCGGCTTTTACACTAAGACCGGCGTCGGCACCGCGGTGGCGGAGGGCAAGGAAGTGAAGTCGTTCGCGGGTCCCAATGGTCCCGAGGACTACATCCTCGAACACGGGATCTTCGCGGACCTGGCGATCGTGAAGGCGTGGAAGGCGGATGAAACCGGCAACCTCGTGTTCCGCAAGACCGCGCGCAATTTCAACCTGCCCGCGGCGACCTGCGGCAAGGTGTGCGTCGTCGAAGTGGAGGAAGTAGTCCCCGCCGGCAGCCTCGATCCCGACTGCATCCACTTGCCCGGGGTCTATGTGCAGCGGATGATCGTCGGCGCGCCCTACGACAAGAAAATCGAGTTCCGCACGACGCGCGAGCGGGTCGCCTGA